One segment of Neisseria mucosa DNA contains the following:
- a CDS encoding 16S rRNA pseudouridine(516) synthase, whose protein sequence is MQLLKYIQSQGLGSRKQCQWLIDNDCIAINGEIHNRAKDDIDPSQVHTLSVDGEEIAAVPMPYFYILLHKPADYETSHKPQQYPSIFSLFPDHMRNIDMQAVGRLDADTTGIILITNDGQFNHRVTSPKHKVPKLYRVTLKHPANDTLCATLKNGVLLHDDNETVAAAEAVLADPTTLMMTITEGKYHQVKRMVAAAGNRVEQLHREKFGDWNVDDLAAGEWKFIQI, encoded by the coding sequence ATGCAACTGCTCAAATACATCCAATCGCAAGGCCTCGGCAGCCGCAAGCAATGCCAGTGGCTGATAGACAATGACTGTATCGCCATCAACGGCGAAATTCATAATCGTGCCAAAGACGATATCGATCCGTCTCAAGTGCATACCCTGTCTGTTGATGGCGAAGAAATTGCTGCCGTACCCATGCCCTATTTCTACATTCTGCTTCATAAGCCTGCGGATTACGAAACTTCGCACAAACCCCAGCAATATCCGAGCATCTTCAGCCTTTTTCCCGACCACATGCGCAATATCGATATGCAGGCAGTCGGCCGCTTGGATGCAGACACAACCGGCATTATTCTGATTACCAACGACGGGCAATTTAACCACCGCGTTACTTCGCCCAAACATAAAGTTCCGAAGCTCTACCGCGTTACCTTGAAGCATCCTGCCAACGATACCCTTTGTGCTACGTTGAAAAACGGCGTCCTCCTGCATGACGATAATGAAACCGTCGCCGCAGCCGAAGCAGTATTGGCCGACCCAACCACATTGATGATGACCATTACCGAGGGTAAATACCATCAGGTCAAACGTATGGTTGCAGCCGCAGGCAACCGTGTCGAGCAGCTCCACCGTGAGAAATTCGGCGACTGGAATGTCGATGATTTGGCCGCCGGAGAATGGAAATTTATCCAAATCTAA
- the ispD gene encoding 2-C-methyl-D-erythritol 4-phosphate cytidylyltransferase yields the protein MIRRNIALIPAAGVGARFGAGKPKQYVEINGKTVLQHTIEIFEQHPRIDLIAVILSPEDLVFQTALSEKVRVFRVGGASRAETVRNGVSVLLEQGLAEAQDNILVHDAARCCLPAEALTRLLDEAGENDEGGILAIPVADTLKRADGSHHIDETVARAGLWQAQTPQLFQTALLNRALSVDDLSEITDEASAVEKLGIRPRLVQGDTRNLKLTLPQDEYIVRLLLKAV from the coding sequence ATGATACGCCGCAATATCGCTTTGATTCCTGCGGCCGGTGTCGGGGCGCGATTTGGCGCGGGAAAACCCAAACAATATGTTGAAATCAATGGTAAAACCGTATTGCAACATACCATAGAAATTTTTGAGCAACACCCACGCATAGATTTAATTGCCGTTATTCTTTCGCCGGAAGATTTGGTTTTTCAGACGGCCCTATCTGAGAAGGTGCGTGTCTTCCGAGTGGGCGGTGCAAGTCGTGCCGAAACGGTACGCAATGGTGTGTCCGTTTTATTGGAGCAAGGTTTGGCTGAGGCACAAGACAATATTTTGGTTCATGATGCCGCGCGCTGTTGCCTGCCTGCCGAAGCGTTAACGCGTTTGCTTGATGAGGCAGGCGAGAATGACGAAGGTGGCATTCTGGCCATACCGGTGGCTGATACGCTCAAGCGGGCAGACGGCAGTCATCATATTGATGAAACCGTTGCACGTGCAGGATTATGGCAGGCGCAAACGCCGCAGCTTTTTCAGACGGCCTTATTAAATCGCGCCTTATCGGTTGATGATTTGAGTGAGATTACGGATGAAGCGTCAGCGGTTGAAAAACTGGGTATCCGGCCGCGCTTGGTGCAGGGCGATACGCGCAATTTAAAATTGACGCTGCCGCAAGACGAATACATTGTCAGATTGTTGCTCAAGGCCGTCTGA
- the ispF gene encoding 2-C-methyl-D-erythritol 2,4-cyclodiphosphate synthase, whose amino-acid sequence MNIRVGQGYDVHQLVEGRDLILGGVNIPFEKGLLGHSDADALLHAITDALLGAAGLGDIGSHFPDTAAEFKDADSRVLLREAYQSVQALGWKVVNVDTTVIAQKPKLAPHIPAMCANIAADLGLPENCVNIKGKTNEKLGYLGRMEAIEAQAAVLLIKA is encoded by the coding sequence ATGAATATCCGTGTCGGACAGGGCTACGATGTCCATCAGCTGGTCGAAGGGCGAGATTTGATACTCGGCGGCGTCAACATTCCGTTTGAAAAGGGCTTACTGGGTCATTCCGATGCCGATGCGCTTTTGCATGCGATTACCGATGCCCTGTTGGGCGCGGCCGGTTTGGGCGATATCGGCAGCCATTTTCCCGATACTGCCGCCGAGTTCAAAGATGCAGACAGCCGTGTGCTGTTGCGCGAGGCTTATCAAAGCGTGCAGGCATTGGGTTGGAAGGTGGTTAATGTCGATACGACCGTGATTGCGCAAAAACCCAAACTCGCGCCACATATTCCGGCCATGTGCGCCAATATTGCCGCAGATTTAGGCTTGCCTGAAAACTGCGTCAACATCAAAGGCAAAACCAACGAAAAACTTGGCTATCTGGGGCGTATGGAAGCCATTGAAGCACAAGCGGCAGTATTGCTGATTAAAGCCTAA
- a CDS encoding sodium-dependent transporter, producing the protein MSSNQPRQTWSNRLTYILTVAGATVGFGATWRFPYLVGENGGGAYVFLFCIAMLVIGIPMILVENVIGRRKGVNALDAFGGTMNGKPVAKVWKLVGWMGLIGAFGIMAYYMVLGGWVISYIVNIIGGNLDISSPVSGEVTKSFFTEHIENSPWEIAFYTFLFVVVNQWILVKGVIGGIEKAAKYLMPLLFLFLIAMVVRNVTLPGAMEGITFYLKPDFSKITAELFVFVLGQVFFALSLGFGVMITLSSYLDKNENLVQTAVITAITNTIIAVLAGFMIFPSLFSFGVAPNSGPTLVFQSLPIVFSNMWAGPVFAVIFFSLLLIAALTTSLTIYEVLITTIQEKTKIRRTAAITIVLAAIFIFGNIPSILSYGPWKDVSVFGKNIFDAFDYISGNILFMLTALGSSLFVGFVMKDEAKDELFYKGNHTTVNIWFAYVKYLVPLVILLIFVSNLF; encoded by the coding sequence ATGTCTTCCAATCAACCCCGTCAAACCTGGTCCAACCGTTTGACTTACATCCTTACCGTTGCCGGCGCGACTGTCGGCTTTGGCGCAACTTGGCGTTTCCCGTATCTGGTTGGTGAAAACGGCGGCGGCGCGTATGTGTTTCTGTTCTGTATCGCCATGCTGGTCATCGGTATTCCGATGATTTTGGTGGAAAACGTCATCGGCCGCCGTAAAGGCGTGAACGCGCTGGATGCGTTTGGCGGCACAATGAATGGCAAACCCGTTGCCAAAGTTTGGAAATTGGTCGGTTGGATGGGCCTGATCGGCGCATTCGGCATCATGGCCTATTACATGGTACTCGGCGGCTGGGTTATCAGTTACATCGTCAATATCATCGGCGGCAATTTGGACATTTCCAGCCCTGTCAGCGGCGAAGTTACCAAAAGCTTCTTTACCGAACACATTGAAAACAGCCCTTGGGAAATTGCCTTTTACACCTTCCTATTTGTCGTTGTAAACCAATGGATTTTGGTCAAAGGCGTCATCGGCGGCATTGAAAAAGCGGCGAAATACCTGATGCCGCTGCTGTTTTTATTCCTGATTGCCATGGTCGTGCGCAACGTTACCCTGCCGGGCGCAATGGAAGGCATTACCTTCTATCTGAAACCTGACTTCAGCAAAATTACCGCCGAACTTTTCGTCTTCGTTTTGGGGCAAGTATTCTTCGCACTGAGCTTGGGTTTCGGCGTGATGATTACCTTATCCAGCTATTTGGATAAAAACGAAAATCTGGTTCAAACCGCAGTCATTACGGCAATTACCAATACCATCATCGCCGTACTGGCGGGCTTTATGATTTTCCCGTCGCTCTTCAGCTTCGGCGTTGCGCCCAATTCCGGCCCGACTTTGGTATTCCAAAGCCTGCCGATTGTGTTCTCTAATATGTGGGCTGGCCCTGTGTTCGCCGTGATTTTCTTCTCGCTGCTCCTGATTGCCGCGCTGACGACTTCGCTGACCATTTATGAAGTATTGATTACAACGATTCAGGAAAAAACCAAAATCCGCCGTACCGCAGCGATTACGATTGTGCTGGCTGCCATCTTCATCTTCGGTAACATTCCATCTATTTTGAGCTATGGCCCGTGGAAAGACGTTTCCGTGTTCGGCAAAAATATTTTTGATGCCTTTGACTATATCAGTGGCAACATCCTGTTTATGCTGACCGCGCTCGGCTCCTCGCTGTTTGTCGGTTTCGTAATGAAGGACGAAGCAAAGGACGAATTGTTTTATAAAGGCAACCATACGACGGTCAATATCTGGTTTGCCTATGTGAAATACCTTGTGCCTTTGGTGATTTTGCTGATTTTTGTCAGCAACTTGTTCTGA
- the dnaQ gene encoding DNA polymerase III subunit epsilon: MSQRQIILDTETTGLYPENGDRLVEFAGLEMINRQMTDSNLHLYVHPERDMPEEAAKVHGLTIEVLEAKNAPPFAQVGKQIADFIRGAELIIHNAKFDVGFLNMEFRRMGLPSIEELGCKVTDTLAMAREMFPGQKASLDALCNRFSVDRSKRVLHGALIDCELLGEVYLAMTRQQFDLMGGEAEEEGEVKPTIIAETKRTSQLKVIKADADELAAHEKYLDDLGEACVWRKAETPDEANAGASA, encoded by the coding sequence ATGAGTCAACGTCAGATTATCCTCGATACGGAAACCACGGGCCTTTATCCTGAAAACGGCGACCGTCTGGTCGAATTTGCCGGCTTGGAAATGATCAACCGCCAAATGACCGACTCCAACCTTCATTTATATGTCCACCCGGAACGCGATATGCCGGAGGAAGCGGCGAAGGTGCATGGTTTGACGATTGAAGTATTGGAAGCGAAGAATGCACCGCCGTTTGCCCAAGTGGGTAAACAGATTGCCGACTTTATTCGTGGCGCAGAGCTGATTATCCATAACGCCAAGTTTGACGTCGGCTTCCTGAATATGGAATTTCGCCGCATGGGGCTGCCTTCTATTGAGGAACTGGGTTGTAAAGTCACCGACACGCTGGCCATGGCGCGTGAAATGTTTCCAGGGCAAAAGGCAAGCTTGGATGCCTTGTGTAACCGCTTTTCCGTTGACCGCAGCAAACGTGTCTTGCACGGCGCGTTAATTGACTGCGAGCTTTTGGGTGAAGTCTATCTTGCCATGACGCGTCAGCAGTTCGACCTGATGGGCGGCGAGGCGGAAGAAGAGGGCGAAGTCAAACCAACCATTATTGCCGAAACCAAACGTACGTCGCAGTTGAAAGTCATCAAAGCCGATGCGGACGAGCTGGCCGCGCATGAAAAATATTTGGACGATTTGGGCGAAGCGTGTGTATGGCGCAAGGCGGAAACGCCGGATGAGGCCAATGCCGGAGCGTCAGCATGA